A stretch of DNA from Cetobacterium somerae ATCC BAA-474:
TTTTAAATAAGCTGATTGCACNNNNNNNNNNNNNNNNNNNNNNNNNNNNNNNNNNNNNNNNNNNNNNNNNNNNNNNNNNNNNNNNNNNNNNNNNNNNNNNNNNNNNNNNNNNNNNNNNNNNTGAGCTTTTAAATAAGCTGATTGCACTTCTTGGTCTTCTAAAACTAATATAATTTGATCTTTTTTTACTTTATCTCCATTTTTAAAGTTTATACTTTTTACAGTACCACCTGTTTTAGTTACAACTTTAACCTCATTTAAAGGTTCCGTCACTCCACTTGATATAT
This window harbors:
- a CDS encoding biotin/lipoyl-binding protein, which encodes MKKLLGILISLILIGCGNSNGKQKSKEALGKNIKISEVKPELITRLNISSGVTEPLNEVKVVTKTGGTVKSINFKNGDKVKKDQIILVLEDQEVQSAYLKA